From the uncultured Desulfovibrio sp. genome, one window contains:
- a CDS encoding phosphatidylserine decarboxylase family protein produces MRAPNCGITPEGWPCIGLTAFSALVFACMGWWLLAVIFLALCWFSMHFFRDPERVVPQGEGLAVSPADGKVIRIEERPDPFTDEPKLCISIFMNVFSVHVNRAPVAGTVEGIRYFPGAFVNAAFDKASTHNERCAYSMRDADGNLWTMVQIAGLIARRIVCRVDEGDTLARGERYGMIRFGSRVDLYLPQGYVAATRIGEQVFAGQSVVARVK; encoded by the coding sequence ATGCGTGCACCCAATTGCGGCATCACCCCCGAAGGTTGGCCTTGCATCGGCCTTACCGCGTTCAGCGCGTTGGTTTTTGCCTGCATGGGCTGGTGGCTTCTGGCCGTGATTTTTCTGGCCCTCTGCTGGTTCAGCATGCACTTTTTTCGCGATCCCGAGCGGGTTGTGCCTCAGGGCGAGGGGCTTGCCGTAAGCCCTGCGGACGGCAAGGTTATCCGCATTGAGGAACGCCCCGACCCCTTCACCGATGAACCCAAGCTGTGCATAAGCATTTTTATGAACGTGTTCAGTGTGCACGTGAACCGCGCCCCCGTGGCGGGAACTGTTGAAGGCATCCGCTATTTCCCCGGCGCGTTCGTCAACGCCGCTTTTGACAAGGCTTCCACGCACAATGAGCGCTGCGCCTACAGCATGCGCGATGCGGACGGCAACCTCTGGACCATGGTGCAGATTGCCGGGCTTATCGCCCGCCGCATTGTCTGCCGCGTTGACGAAGGCGATACCCTTGCCCGGGGGGAACGCTATGGTATGATCCGCTTTGGCTCGCGAGTTGACCTTTACCTTCCTCAGGGATATGTTGCGGCCACGCGCATCGGCGAACAGGTCTTCGCCGGGCAGAGCGTGGTGGCTAGAGTGAAGTAG
- a CDS encoding chemotaxis protein: MNRKSVACLFALLLAAVGGLGGCGPRDIGAGSSSESDSQPQGVSVEDQLRYPVYGSNNTQRMLYYQNRPDVMANMQQWRMQQFRRMNGLDTDVNPEDPQYRSVPKQRSPFRQ; this comes from the coding sequence ATGAACAGAAAGTCCGTTGCCTGTCTTTTTGCACTACTGCTGGCCGCCGTGGGCGGATTGGGCGGTTGCGGCCCCAGGGACATCGGCGCGGGTTCCTCCAGCGAGAGCGATTCGCAGCCTCAGGGCGTGAGCGTGGAAGATCAGTTGCGTTACCCTGTGTACGGATCAAACAACACCCAGCGCATGCTCTATTATCAAAACCGGCCCGATGTCATGGCCAACATGCAGCAATGGCGCATGCAGCAGTTTCGCCGCATGAACGGCCTTGATACGGACGTAAACCCCGAAGACCCGCAATACAGGTCTGTGCCCAAACAGCGCAGCCCGTTCAGGCAGTAA
- a CDS encoding metal-dependent hydrolase, translating into MDPITHAASGAVAMLAMPHRPASRWAVPLAALAAASPDVDVLMANTPMQFLLLHRGITHSLIFAPLLGLVLALVGCSLWRAQTPGHWRFAKTWLFMTAMVLLHIWLDCITTYGTMIFVPFSHMRVRLNAVFIIDLLITLPLLWAIWRWRARRGLLLMAMAWLFVYPGISIGLNAWHTAQTRERLTAEGRAPQKIVVLPDAFSPFFWRALYSEATPNGGMVYTQGLNALGTPRGPEVAATALPDSLARDLARQSVVADAFLNFTLLPVVAPLPADMLPADNPQATQPANAPALTYVMIHDQRFGSSLAMVRKIMNMRPSADIPFKYMAELAPAPQLTEQDAAAENSMQENATTAGPLVSTKAAFPQRLLRERMRFSDSGRDSFWQAPRPPTRPTLLQWLVGLR; encoded by the coding sequence ATGGATCCAATAACTCACGCCGCAAGCGGCGCGGTGGCCATGCTTGCCATGCCCCACCGCCCCGCGAGCCGCTGGGCTGTGCCCTTGGCCGCCCTGGCCGCCGCCTCGCCCGATGTTGATGTGCTGATGGCGAACACCCCCATGCAATTTTTGCTATTGCACCGGGGCATTACGCACTCCCTGATTTTTGCCCCGCTGCTGGGGCTGGTGCTGGCACTTGTGGGCTGCTCGCTGTGGAGGGCGCAAACGCCCGGTCACTGGCGGTTTGCAAAAACATGGCTGTTCATGACGGCTATGGTCTTGCTGCACATCTGGCTGGACTGCATCACCACATACGGCACCATGATCTTTGTGCCGTTCTCGCACATGCGAGTGCGGCTGAACGCGGTGTTTATCATTGACCTGCTGATCACCCTGCCCCTGCTATGGGCCATCTGGCGCTGGCGCGCACGGCGCGGCCTCCTGTTGATGGCGATGGCGTGGCTCTTTGTCTATCCCGGCATTTCCATAGGCCTCAACGCCTGGCATACGGCGCAGACCCGTGAACGCCTCACGGCGGAAGGCCGCGCACCTCAGAAAATTGTGGTGCTGCCGGATGCCTTTTCGCCCTTTTTCTGGCGCGCCCTGTATTCGGAAGCCACACCCAACGGGGGCATGGTGTACACTCAGGGCTTGAATGCCCTTGGCACCCCTCGAGGCCCGGAAGTTGCCGCCACTGCCCTGCCTGACAGCCTGGCCCGCGACCTTGCGCGGCAGTCTGTTGTCGCTGATGCTTTTTTGAATTTCACCCTGCTGCCAGTGGTCGCTCCCCTGCCAGCCGACATGCTGCCCGCCGATAATCCGCAGGCAACGCAGCCAGCAAACGCCCCCGCCCTCACCTATGTGATGATTCACGACCAGCGGTTTGGCAGCAGCCTTGCCATGGTGCGCAAGATCATGAACATGCGCCCGAGTGCGGACATTCCTTTTAAATATATGGCGGAACTGGCCCCTGCGCCGCAGCTTACCGAGCAGGATGCCGCTGCCGAAAATTCCATGCAGGAAAATGCCACAACCGCAGGGCCGCTCGTATCCACAAAGGCCGCATTTCCGCAGCGCCTGCTGCGGGAGCGGATGCGCTTTTCTGACAGCGGGCGTGACTCTTTCTGGCAAGCGCCCCGCCCGCCCACACGTCCCACGCTGCTGCAATGGCTTGTGGGCTTGCGCTAA
- the moaC gene encoding cyclic pyranopterin monophosphate synthase MoaC: MNDNFTHLDSQGNVTMVDVGAKTPTERVAIAEAVVELAPATMELLIKNALPKGDVLTCAKIGGIMAAKRTGELIPMCHPLNLTYVDVRFTVTEMPPTVRIEAETRTVGPTGVEMEAIVAAQTAAATIYDMCKAVQRDIVISRVRLLHKRGGKSGEFNASGIDA, from the coding sequence ATGAACGACAACTTTACGCATCTCGACAGCCAGGGCAACGTAACCATGGTGGATGTGGGCGCAAAAACGCCTACAGAACGCGTAGCCATAGCCGAAGCAGTTGTAGAACTGGCCCCGGCCACCATGGAACTACTGATCAAAAATGCCCTGCCCAAGGGCGATGTGCTCACCTGCGCCAAGATTGGCGGCATCATGGCTGCCAAACGCACCGGCGAACTTATCCCCATGTGCCATCCCCTCAACCTCACCTATGTGGACGTGCGCTTTACCGTAACAGAAATGCCGCCCACGGTGCGTATTGAAGCGGAAACCCGCACTGTCGGCCCCACCGGCGTGGAAATGGAAGCCATTGTTGCGGCCCAGACAGCAGCGGCCACCATTTACGACATGTGCAAGGCCGTGCAACGGGATATCGTCATCAGCCGTGTGCGCCTGCTGCACAAACGCGGCGGCAAAAGCGGCGAATTCAACGCCTCGGGTATTGACGCATGA
- the lgt gene encoding prolipoprotein diacylglyceryl transferase has translation MNLAQIDPVALSIGSLQLRWYGLMYLAGFGLGWALGRWRASRPGSGWTAPDVDDLLTCVMIGIILGGRIGYVLFYDLPVYISDPMEVLRIWNGGMSFHGGLLGVLGAFWYFARSRGRSFLEVSDFIAPLVPQGLFFGRLGNFINGELWGKVSDAPWAIVFPGAGPNPRHPSQLYEAALEGLILFFMVWIFSSKPRKTGAVSGLFALGYGVFRFAVEFVRMPDVQLGYLAFGWLTMGQLLCVPLILAGLWLLCRKAPMLAAHVPPVENKSRPGSKSPKGRKK, from the coding sequence ATGAACCTCGCTCAAATCGACCCCGTAGCCCTTTCCATCGGCAGTCTGCAACTGCGCTGGTACGGGCTTATGTATCTGGCGGGCTTTGGCCTTGGTTGGGCACTGGGCCGCTGGCGCGCCTCGCGGCCCGGCTCCGGCTGGACAGCCCCCGATGTGGACGACCTGCTGACCTGCGTGATGATCGGCATCATTCTGGGCGGCAGAATCGGCTATGTGCTGTTTTATGATCTGCCTGTCTACATCAGCGACCCTATGGAGGTTCTGCGCATCTGGAACGGCGGCATGTCCTTTCATGGCGGGCTGCTGGGCGTACTCGGCGCATTCTGGTATTTTGCCCGCTCGCGGGGCAGGTCGTTTCTGGAAGTATCTGACTTCATCGCCCCGCTGGTGCCGCAGGGCCTCTTTTTCGGGCGGCTCGGCAACTTCATCAACGGCGAGTTGTGGGGCAAGGTCAGTGATGCGCCGTGGGCCATTGTGTTTCCCGGTGCCGGGCCTAATCCGCGCCATCCATCGCAGCTTTACGAGGCTGCGCTTGAGGGGTTGATACTCTTTTTCATGGTGTGGATTTTTTCGTCCAAGCCACGAAAAACAGGCGCGGTATCCGGCCTGTTTGCCCTGGGCTACGGCGTGTTTCGCTTTGCCGTGGAATTTGTGCGCATGCCTGACGTGCAGCTCGGCTATCTGGCCTTTGGCTGGCTGACCATGGGGCAACTGCTCTGCGTGCCGCTTATACTGGCGGGCCTGTGGCTGCTGTGCCGCAAGGCCCCGATGCTTGCAGCCCATGTGCCCCCTGTGGAGAACAAATCCCGCCCCGGCAGCAAATCGCCCAAGGGACGCAAGAAATAA
- the infA gene encoding translation initiation factor IF-1 translates to MAKEGSIEVDGVVQEALPNAMFRVELENGHEVLAHISGKMRKFYIRILPGDRVKVELSPYDLTRGRITYRMK, encoded by the coding sequence ATGGCCAAGGAAGGATCGATCGAAGTAGACGGCGTCGTGCAGGAAGCCCTGCCCAATGCCATGTTCCGTGTGGAACTGGAGAACGGCCACGAAGTTCTGGCCCACATTTCCGGCAAGATGCGCAAGTTTTATATCCGCATTCTGCCCGGCGACCGCGTCAAGGTGGAGCTTTCCCCTTACGACCTTACCCGCGGGCGCATCACCTACCGCATGAAGTAG
- a CDS encoding phosphatidylglycerophosphatase A: MSFFDKLILSFCRLGVAGLDPKAPGTWGTAIACLLAPYIFLPLSLPWRAVLLVAIFVVGGLASTRAEHLLERKDPGEVVIDELVGVWLVLLPFESPSFWLVLAAFAFFRLFDIWKPWPVRASENWLPAGFGIMIDDVVAGVWALLCVALLRVLGLV, encoded by the coding sequence ATGAGTTTTTTTGACAAGCTGATTCTGTCGTTTTGCCGTCTGGGCGTTGCCGGACTTGACCCAAAGGCTCCCGGCACGTGGGGCACGGCCATAGCCTGCCTGCTGGCGCCGTATATTTTTCTGCCCCTGTCCCTGCCGTGGAGGGCGGTGCTGCTGGTCGCGATTTTTGTGGTCGGCGGTCTGGCCTCCACACGCGCCGAGCATTTGCTTGAGCGCAAAGACCCCGGCGAGGTTGTCATCGACGAGCTGGTAGGGGTGTGGCTTGTGCTGCTGCCTTTTGAAAGCCCCAGTTTCTGGCTGGTGTTGGCGGCTTTTGCCTTTTTCCGGCTGTTCGACATCTGGAAGCCGTGGCCCGTGCGGGCTTCTGAAAACTGGCTGCCCGCCGGGTTTGGCATCATGATCGACGATGTTGTGGCTGGGGTGTGGGCCTTGCTGTGCGTGGCCTTGCTGCGTGTGCTGGGCCTTGTTTAG
- a CDS encoding integrase arm-type DNA-binding domain-containing protein, which yields MPLTDTAIRAVKPTAKATKLFDGGGLYLEVAPSGGKWWRLKYRFQGKEKRISLGTYPAVGLKDARERREQAKKLLAQGIDPSAHKQEAKAAAAVVEQEQATTFEVVAREWFSKKKAAWKPVHQKKILSRLENQIFPFIGDRPFSLLEPADILAAIQNAEARGAIVTAHRLAQLCGQVSRYARIVGHTRYDVAAGLAEALTPVQTNHYATITDPAEVGHLLKAIDEYAGEPSICFALKILPFVFVRSVELRGAEWNEIDIDAAEWTIPAERMKMKRPHVVPLAGQVLALLDNLRALTGEGRYLFPSLYSASRHISDVGLLNALRRMGYAKGVMTIHGFRSMASTLLNEQGYRADVIEAQLAHGEKNAIRAAYNHAEYLPERRRMMQKWADYLDELKANNN from the coding sequence ATGCCCCTCACTGATACCGCAATCCGGGCAGTTAAGCCCACCGCCAAGGCTACCAAACTGTTTGACGGCGGCGGGCTCTATCTTGAAGTTGCCCCAAGCGGGGGCAAGTGGTGGCGGCTTAAATATCGCTTTCAGGGCAAGGAGAAGCGCATATCTCTGGGCACGTATCCTGCTGTGGGATTGAAGGATGCCAGAGAGAGGCGCGAGCAAGCCAAGAAGCTATTGGCGCAGGGCATTGACCCAAGCGCCCACAAGCAGGAAGCGAAAGCCGCCGCTGCTGTTGTTGAACAGGAGCAGGCAACTACCTTTGAAGTCGTGGCCCGTGAGTGGTTCTCCAAAAAGAAGGCCGCGTGGAAGCCTGTTCACCAAAAGAAAATTCTTTCTCGCTTGGAAAATCAAATTTTTCCTTTCATTGGTGACAGGCCATTTTCACTACTGGAACCCGCCGACATCCTCGCCGCGATTCAGAATGCTGAAGCAAGAGGGGCCATAGTGACCGCCCACCGCCTTGCACAACTTTGCGGGCAGGTTTCCCGCTATGCCCGCATTGTGGGGCATACTCGCTATGACGTTGCCGCAGGCCTAGCAGAAGCACTCACCCCGGTACAAACCAACCATTACGCAACCATTACAGATCCGGCAGAAGTGGGGCACCTCCTCAAAGCAATAGACGAATACGCCGGGGAGCCTTCAATCTGCTTTGCATTGAAGATTCTTCCGTTTGTGTTCGTGCGCTCCGTTGAGCTCCGGGGCGCAGAATGGAACGAAATTGATATTGATGCCGCTGAATGGACGATCCCTGCGGAACGAATGAAAATGAAACGCCCCCACGTCGTTCCCCTGGCGGGCCAGGTGCTGGCGCTGCTAGACAACCTGCGCGCGCTAACTGGCGAAGGGCGATACCTCTTCCCAAGCCTATACAGTGCAAGCCGACACATTTCAGATGTTGGCCTTCTGAACGCGCTACGCCGCATGGGCTACGCCAAGGGCGTTATGACAATCCACGGATTCAGGAGCATGGCCTCTACCCTACTCAACGAGCAAGGATACAGAGCAGACGTAATTGAAGCCCAGCTTGCCCACGGCGAAAAAAACGCCATTCGGGCCGCATACAATCATGCCGAGTATTTGCCGGAGCGCCGCCGCATGATGCAGAAATGGGCAGATTATCTGGACGAACTGAAGGCAAATAACAACTGA
- a CDS encoding AlpA family transcriptional regulator, whose amino-acid sequence MKDVTLNNRKTLRAKGVAAYYGIGVATVWRWAKEGKLPKGTRLSPRVTVWRIEDLEQFLNQAAQGQGAG is encoded by the coding sequence ATGAAAGATGTCACACTGAACAATCGGAAGACTTTGAGAGCAAAGGGCGTAGCCGCTTATTACGGCATTGGCGTAGCGACCGTTTGGCGCTGGGCAAAAGAAGGAAAACTGCCCAAAGGTACCCGCCTCAGCCCCCGCGTTACAGTATGGCGAATTGAAGACCTTGAGCAATTCTTAAATCAAGCGGCTCAGGGGCAAGGAGCGGGCTAG
- a CDS encoding AAA family ATPase produces MTADTPAIVASFTPQIEQARKDFLAACPAKEELKEQPVPSITPYPLVSVGEVLKCPPLRWRVKGLIPARGIGQIYGASTAGKSFLSLDLAVHVARGRTWYGHKSKAAPVVIFSLEGQEGTRNRLAAYIAYHGEELPPNLSIGTAPTTFYKPEDLEAITASLPDGCLCIVDTQACASVGLDENRTDDMTLLIEGCKQIAASKDCFVLLTHHAGKDLTRGARGSSTQLPSWDCCIEATRNGQQREWKAVKVKDGGGEGEKHPFRLAVVDLGADEDGDRITSCVALPDGEALQEEKPLSPALNYALESLRTALQKAGADSIHVDDWRPTFYAGHTADNDNAKKVAFHRDRNKLVTLGKICVENNRYSFATTPGTSQHRH; encoded by the coding sequence ATGACCGCCGACACCCCCGCCATTGTTGCCAGCTTTACCCCGCAGATTGAGCAGGCGCGGAAAGACTTTCTCGCCGCTTGCCCAGCAAAAGAAGAACTAAAAGAGCAGCCTGTGCCATCCATTACCCCTTATCCGCTGGTAAGCGTGGGGGAAGTGCTTAAATGCCCCCCGCTACGCTGGCGCGTTAAGGGGCTCATTCCTGCGCGTGGAATCGGCCAGATATACGGGGCGAGCACGGCTGGGAAATCGTTTCTGAGCCTTGATCTTGCAGTACATGTGGCCCGAGGCCGCACTTGGTATGGCCATAAGTCCAAGGCTGCACCAGTGGTCATTTTTAGCCTTGAGGGCCAAGAAGGTACGCGCAACCGCCTTGCCGCATATATTGCCTATCACGGCGAAGAGTTGCCCCCAAACCTAAGCATAGGGACTGCCCCAACCACGTTTTACAAGCCAGAAGACCTTGAGGCTATCACGGCCAGCCTTCCCGATGGTTGTCTTTGCATTGTGGATACCCAAGCTTGTGCCAGTGTGGGGCTTGATGAAAACCGCACGGACGACATGACCTTGCTTATTGAAGGCTGCAAGCAGATTGCCGCCAGCAAGGATTGCTTTGTGCTGTTGACTCATCATGCAGGCAAAGACCTGACCCGTGGAGCGCGAGGCTCGTCAACGCAATTGCCAAGCTGGGATTGCTGCATTGAAGCTACCAGGAATGGACAGCAGCGAGAATGGAAGGCCGTTAAGGTCAAGGATGGTGGCGGCGAAGGCGAAAAGCACCCCTTCCGCTTGGCCGTAGTTGACCTTGGGGCAGATGAAGACGGCGACAGAATTACAAGCTGCGTGGCATTGCCCGATGGGGAAGCCTTGCAGGAAGAAAAACCACTTTCTCCAGCTCTCAACTACGCGCTTGAATCCCTCCGTACTGCGCTCCAAAAGGCAGGAGCAGATAGTATACATGTGGATGACTGGCGACCTACCTTTTACGCAGGTCACACGGCAGATAATGACAATGCAAAAAAGGTTGCCTTCCACCGTGATCGCAACAAGCTGGTTACTCTTGGCAAAATCTGCGTTGAAAACAACAGATATTCCTTTGCCACCACCCCCGGCACGTCACAGCACCGTCACTAG
- a CDS encoding primase-helicase zinc-binding domain-containing protein: MNKNILSFLPAELFKAKSPHEYAGPCPLCGGATKDGFIVWPDRPHGGAFLCRKCGASGDGIAFLMKRDGLSYREACEALSLEPRRGTTSAFTPSRHAAYRAAQTAHGVKVPPVPSTPEPAVLPCHKWMDSAAAFLADCQRDLETSPEALLAVCGRFLTPYTAQCTGIGWNPADRYVLRKSWGLPDLTEQDGKPRTKLLLPRGLVIATRRRAGVVALTVRCPNDRPESRPKYWQVKESSNVPFVAGRAGLPVVLVESALDAALLWQESFNTVCGVALMGNMKGLDADTHNFIQSAPLLLAAPDNDEGGRAAWQRWSAAFPQAILTPAVGAKDLGDMHRAALAWPLNPDIPTVMEWVPSVLALASRPSNAYTLAA; encoded by the coding sequence ATGAATAAAAATATTCTGTCCTTTCTCCCTGCCGAGCTCTTCAAAGCAAAAAGCCCTCACGAATACGCCGGGCCTTGCCCCCTGTGTGGCGGGGCCACGAAGGACGGCTTTATCGTCTGGCCTGACCGCCCGCATGGTGGAGCCTTTCTGTGCCGCAAATGTGGGGCCAGCGGTGACGGCATTGCCTTCCTGATGAAGCGGGACGGCCTGAGCTACCGCGAGGCATGTGAAGCCCTATCTCTGGAGCCGAGGCGCGGCACAACGTCTGCTTTCACCCCATCCCGACACGCAGCATACAGGGCGGCACAAACGGCACATGGCGTAAAAGTACCGCCTGTGCCGTCTACACCGGAGCCCGCCGTTCTCCCCTGCCATAAATGGATGGACAGCGCCGCCGCATTCCTGGCTGACTGCCAGCGCGACCTTGAAACTTCCCCTGAAGCCTTGCTTGCCGTCTGCGGGCGCTTCCTGACGCCATACACCGCACAGTGCACAGGCATCGGCTGGAACCCCGCTGACCGCTATGTGCTGCGCAAATCATGGGGGCTGCCGGATTTGACAGAGCAGGACGGAAAGCCCCGCACGAAGCTGCTGCTTCCCCGTGGCCTTGTCATAGCAACGCGCCGCCGCGCCGGGGTTGTTGCCTTAACCGTGCGTTGCCCCAATGACCGCCCAGAGTCCCGCCCCAAATACTGGCAGGTGAAGGAAAGCTCCAACGTGCCGTTTGTTGCCGGACGTGCCGGGCTCCCTGTTGTCCTTGTGGAGAGCGCACTGGATGCCGCCCTACTCTGGCAGGAATCCTTCAACACCGTTTGCGGCGTGGCCCTCATGGGCAACATGAAAGGCTTGGACGCCGACACCCACAACTTTATCCAGTCTGCCCCGCTCCTGCTGGCTGCACCCGACAATGACGAAGGTGGGCGCGCCGCATGGCAGAGATGGAGTGCAGCTTTCCCGCAAGCAATCCTTACCCCTGCCGTGGGCGCTAAAGATCTGGGCGACATGCACCGGGCTGCACTGGCATGGCCCCTTAATCCTGACATTCCTACCGTCATGGAGTGGGTTCCAAGTGTCCTTGCCTTAGCCTCCCGCCCTTCAAACGCATACACGCTTGCCGCATAA
- a CDS encoding ERCC4 domain-containing protein, translating into MTVIVDSREQSPFTFKHDRYGVQIQQGTLTVGDYSLAGLTDKVAVERKELSDLVQCLGRERERFERELQRGAALDAFAVVIEAGWAELSGGHFRSRINPHAACQSVLAFMARYRVPFLFAGSRAAAEYVTWGFLRQYLEGARKRWASIVKAHGDGSGGEAA; encoded by the coding sequence ATGACCGTAATCGTGGACAGCAGAGAGCAATCCCCATTTACCTTCAAACATGACCGCTATGGGGTGCAGATACAGCAAGGAACCTTGACCGTGGGCGACTACTCGCTTGCAGGCCTGACAGACAAGGTTGCCGTAGAGCGCAAGGAGCTATCCGACCTCGTGCAATGCCTGGGCCGGGAGCGTGAACGTTTTGAAAGGGAACTTCAGCGCGGGGCCGCCCTTGATGCCTTCGCCGTGGTAATTGAAGCCGGATGGGCTGAACTGTCTGGTGGGCACTTTCGCAGCCGCATTAATCCGCACGCAGCCTGTCAAAGTGTGCTGGCATTCATGGCCCGCTACCGAGTGCCCTTCCTCTTTGCAGGAAGCAGGGCCGCAGCGGAATACGTCACATGGGGATTCCTGCGCCAGTACCTTGAGGGCGCGCGCAAACGGTGGGCAAGCATTGTGAAGGCTCACGGAGATGGATCAGGAGGAGAGGCAGCATAA
- a CDS encoding reverse transcriptase family protein, giving the protein MNRVSPYQFEKVAEAYGYDADYIRAIFLDAKKISEKNLPVLFTLNHLALATGCHYKILHSIVERKANPYHCFAIPKKTGGLRLISSPSPALFDVQKFIKQEILDAECALNEVHSAVYSYKKGVSIVDNARRHVGSRWLIKVDIKDFFGSITEDAVYSFFSSLGYANLLSFEIARLVTWPPKYQYVDETISFTAFQNDFDYNHNSAKFGSIYRIYNNPLAPAGSLPQGSPTSPQLSNILFSPVDIALKGISDKHKCIYTRYADDLFFSCNKMSLGGAQDLLKKVQKIISKFGYIINKEKTKILSPQSKKIITGIVVEDNALRLDKKYKDAIKRDVFFAEKNGIAHQGRLCRSKNPLSFLEYLSGRINYAQQVEPMFARKWQERLRCLVEKNNFINKQFYVQKNK; this is encoded by the coding sequence ATGAATAGAGTATCCCCTTATCAATTTGAAAAGGTTGCAGAAGCGTATGGATATGATGCAGATTACATCCGTGCGATCTTTTTAGATGCAAAAAAAATATCAGAAAAAAATCTTCCTGTACTTTTCACATTAAACCATTTGGCACTTGCTACAGGTTGTCATTATAAAATTCTTCACTCAATCGTTGAGCGCAAAGCTAACCCATACCATTGTTTCGCAATACCTAAAAAGACGGGGGGGCTTAGGCTCATAAGTTCTCCGAGTCCAGCCCTGTTCGATGTCCAAAAATTTATAAAACAAGAAATACTTGACGCTGAATGCGCCTTAAATGAGGTGCATAGTGCTGTTTATTCTTATAAAAAGGGAGTCTCCATCGTTGATAATGCAAGGAGGCATGTGGGTTCAAGGTGGCTTATCAAGGTGGATATAAAAGACTTTTTTGGATCAATTACTGAAGATGCAGTTTATAGTTTTTTTTCAAGCCTTGGGTATGCCAATCTTTTGTCCTTTGAAATTGCCCGGCTGGTAACATGGCCTCCAAAATATCAATATGTTGACGAGACAATTAGTTTTACAGCATTTCAAAACGACTTCGATTATAACCATAATAGTGCGAAGTTTGGCTCAATATATAGAATTTATAACAATCCCTTAGCTCCGGCTGGCTCACTCCCCCAGGGTTCGCCGACCAGTCCTCAGCTTTCTAATATACTTTTTTCCCCTGTAGATATTGCCCTCAAAGGTATTTCAGACAAGCATAAATGCATATATACAAGATATGCTGACGATCTTTTTTTTTCATGTAATAAAATGAGCCTTGGTGGGGCGCAGGATTTATTGAAAAAAGTACAGAAAATCATATCGAAATTTGGGTATATAATTAACAAAGAAAAGACAAAAATTCTTTCTCCGCAGTCTAAAAAAATTATTACTGGAATAGTAGTAGAAGATAATGCATTGCGACTGGATAAAAAATATAAAGATGCCATCAAAAGAGATGTTTTTTTTGCAGAAAAAAATGGGATTGCACATCAAGGACGACTTTGTAGGTCAAAAAATCCCCTCAGTTTTTTGGAATATTTATCTGGAAGGATTAACTATGCCCAGCAAGTTGAGCCCATGTTCGCTCGGAAATGGCAAGAACGCCTGCGATGCCTTGTAGAAAAAAACAATTTCATCAACAAGCAGTTCTATGTTCAAAAAAACAAATAG
- a CDS encoding helix-turn-helix transcriptional regulator: MFASNIRELMDNKKMTVRDLVKLTGMSSRTIQRAISDGSIHKCELGTLAKIGLALGVKTKRLYDEVDNEKGVS, encoded by the coding sequence ATGTTTGCAAGCAATATAAGAGAGTTAATGGACAATAAAAAAATGACAGTCCGTGATTTAGTTAAGCTGACGGGGATGTCATCTCGCACAATTCAAAGAGCCATTTCAGACGGAAGCATCCACAAGTGTGAACTTGGCACTCTTGCCAAGATCGGCTTAGCCTTGGGCGTTAAGACCAAGCGACTTTATGACGAGGTTGACAATGAAAAAGGAGTTAGTTGA